aaatgagaaaaacccaacctttaattgggtttttctcattttttacatttcttcagagaaaaacaaatccctcatcaagcaaTAATTATTGTCAACAAAAAACACACGtggcacaattattggcacccctgcattcaaTACTCTGTAGTCTGTACAACctgcctttgccagtaaaacagcactgagtctcctattccattttataaggttggagagccagagcagggcatctgagcccattcctctttacacaatctctccgggTCATCCAGggccctcggccctctcttgtgctgtcTCCTCTTCAGCTTACCTCACAGgttttcaggtcaggggactgaaatggccatggcagaaatgattctgtggtcagtgaaccattttgtgttgatttggacatatgcttcgggtcgttgtcctgctggaagatccaatgatgacccagttttagtttcctgccagagACATTTGATTTAAAATATCCTGATATTTCGTGGAGTCCataatgccatgtaccctaacaaggtttccagggcctttggaggaaaaaccgccacaaaacatcacagaacttccaccatattttacagttgggactgggctcttttcattatagccatccttctttttacaccaaacccaccttgagtgtttattaccaaaaagctccatttttgttacatcagaccagacaacatagttccagtcaaagttgtagtagcgtttcatAAACTTCAGGCACTTATGATGTTTGTGATTAACTggaagaaaaggctttttcctggcaaaccttccaaataatctgttaacATGGAGGTGGtgcctgatggtggttttggagacttggaaaccccaagattttactttttcttgtaattcaccaacagtgatccttggagatttttttctgcctctcttaccatcctcctcactgtctataggggcaaaataaacttgggtcctcttccaggcaagtctgTAACAGTTCCATTTGGTGTCTACCTTTTTATTATTGTGAACAGTAGAAATGGGCAATTTAAggtgagtagctttttttttttataaccattccttgagttatgaaggtcaacacacttctccctcatttggtttgtgtggtctcttatctttcccatactGATGGATGACTTagagaatttggcctctgtgtcacttcatatttgttcctcagttaatcaggaagtcatggattacagcttaaaAGTTCCTACACGCTCCAGTTAACTGgagtgtacaatttaaatgggaaacatacttcagttacattgtgttcactataatttcctggggtgccaataataatggcacattttttttattgaaaataatcatttcttgattttgtttttctctgaataaatttattttaattaaaggctggatttttctcattttttcagtggagATGAAACTACTtcatcaaaaggtggattttttttctaaccctttttactaatcattACAAGGGGCGTGAATAATTGTGGAAGGCACTGTACACTACACATGCAGTGAATAGTGACAGGTTTAAAAATATTAGTGTATTACTTTAAACATAACCTTCTTCCATTGTACCTGAATTAGAAATACAGCTAGCACTCCAGGCCCAATCGTGTTCATCAGGCCCATGTAGTAGTTAACCAGAGCCTGACGGCAGCCACGGTTATACAGATTCAGCTCCTCACTCTGGTACTCATAGTTGTAATGGGCTGTGTTGTCTAAGAGGTGGTACTGGATGCAGGGTCTGGGGGAAGCTGGGTTACAGCAGCTGAAAGGGACTCCATCCATTAGATAACGGCCATCCACGTTACTCTTTACACGGCTAGACAAGGGACAAAGCACCACAGAAAACAATCAAGCATTTACTCAAATATGTGCATAATCCCTTTTTTCCAGTTTTCTATGAAATGTTAATAAATTTGAATTTAAAGTGTGGAAATGTGATTAAAAATAACGCTTTTGCATTATGACAAAATACAACAGATTGTTCTTGGGTCACTGGGTGTTCAAGGTCACTTGACTGGGTCATTCATCAGGTTCTGTATGTACATGTGATTGATTTGAAATGATCAATGCAAATCAACTGTGTTGGGACatctatccacccatccattcattatctataccacttatccatcaaagtcacagggaaagctggagccgatcctagCTGACTctggatgagaggcagggtacgccctgggcaggtcgccaatctatcacagggctaatacagaGATGAAAAAccattctttggactgtggaaagaAACCGAAAaacacctggaggaagcccatgcaagcagggagagaacatgcaaacttcacacagaaagtccTCACTTGGCTGAATTtcgaaccactgcaccaccatgctggtgtgttaagacatccatccattataaccagtagccacttatcctgttctacagggttgcaggcaagctggatcctatcccagctggcgagaggcggggtacaagtcaccaggttatcgcagggctgacacacagagacaaacaaccattcacactcacattcacacctacggtcaatttagagccaccaattaacctaacctacatgtttttggactgtaggagaaaccgaagcacccagaggaaacccatgcagacacagggagaacatgcaaactccacacagaaaggccctcgccagccggtgggctcgaacccaggaccttcttgctgtgaagcgacagtgctaaccactacaccaccgtgctgcccccgtgTTAGGACATGTGATCTGCAATTTCTAACCATTCATTAATGTAAAAGCAAGGATCTGGGACTGTCAGTGATGCGTATAAAAACACAGGAAAAAATTCACACCACATGGTGCTAATCTCATTTTCACACACCAATCCTTCTTCCTTAAAAATGTGCTAAAAGGAAGGGTGAATTCTCAAGTCTGTTTTTTTCCTCTGCTTTTTACTCACTCTTTCACTTCCTTAGAGGTGAAGTCCAGGTATCGGTTGTTGACCCACTGCACTTCGAACCAGTCCCTGTAATTGGTGTTCCCACAGCACTGGAACTCTATCTGCAGACGGTCAATTGTCTCCTTCTGGAAGCAGCGGCCTGGTGTGTCTGTGTCCTGTGTGATAGATTACAACTGCACACTTAGTTTATGCACAATGAACATGAAACTTGAAGCCTTGAACTAAAAAAATGCAGTTAATGGAGATTAGAACTTAATCGGTACATGAAACTAATGTGTAGCTCATCAAATCTTATGATTAGTATTGAATAATTAATATAAATTACTTTATGATAttcatttgcatttttaatttaaattgttTTGGTCCTTGAATAAGTTTATATAGAAACTAGCTCACTGTTTGAGTACATTCTCATTATTAGCAGTTGTCTCAGATATCACACTACACTGAAACTGCAACTGCACTTTAAACTTGTGTAAATAGTTCTTAGTCAGAATACAGGCACACTTGGACAATAAATTGGACATCCTTGACATAACTCGGGGAATAGCGTTTAAGACATATGTCAAAATATAGTATGATACAATAACAATTACTACCACTCAACCAATACCATAACACAGTGGTGGTTTATGTAAGTGTAATTTTCTCACTATGAGTAAAAAGCTCATAGGAAAGTTTAATTTATTCATGTGCAAGCGGCATTCTTTCACCTTATAGAAACGAATGCCGTTCTTCAAGCCCACTTTGAGAGACTCCTCCAGGCTGGGCTGCAGGACATAGCTCAAAATCATAGCGACCAGCagcagagaagaaaagaagacggAGATGCAGAAGAAAGAAGTGAGGATGTTTTTCCAGCGTGGAAACCGCGAGGCATCCAACGAGTCCTGACACACTTTACCAGCGCAGATGTTGATACCCACAGATGTCAGCCCAACCACCATGAGCAGATTGGGCACAATATGGATGTCATTGTTATGCATCACCTAGAAAGTAAGGTGAGAATGAAAGGTGCAAAGAAATAGATTTAGCAGGTTTGGAAACCTTCCCATAATGCAGTGCATTTGACGCCCAAAAACATAAGTAGAGAGTGAAATAACATTAGTACAATTAACTAATCAGACATCAATCATTGTATCTCCCAAGATGCATTTTAAAGACAAATATCAGAAGCTATCACAATTTTGGACGACAGAATTAAAAAGTTATGCAGAAAGTTTATAGTGCCACTATAAACAGTCTGGAGTACATTATTTCTATTCAAGAAATATTGGTAGTATTAGGTTTTACAAAGGAAGGACAAATCAAGGAACAACGAGCAGGGCAAGGTCAGTATTATGGCCACCAACACAAATGCGTTTTCTTCATTGTTGAGGTTGATGTAGGttttattttcttgttctgtGTGATTATGAGCAAGATCCTGCTATAGAAATCCAGAAAATAAGGAAATATGCAATTTGTCAAATCACCAAGGTCATCCTGCCAACCCAAACAAACCATTCCTGCACAACCTCGGTTGCTATGTTGTGCAAGGAACAAAACATGATGTGAAATAATCAAGGAtgcaaagcagagttactgttaccaagctgaaattgattattttcctaggaCAGCATGTCCTAAACTGTTTTTATTCCTCTCAAGCCACAATATTTTAACAGCAATTATAATTCATTTACTGTCAACTTATAAATGAACAACACAGCCTAGTTTTTAGCAGTTTATAATTACACTTAATAGTGTGGAACATTGTGTGGGAGTAGTTCCTTTTATTCTCTTGgcaggtttctctctctctctctctcactccattaataagacaaaaataaatgCAGCTCGTCATGCTACCAAGAAACCATAAAGTGCAAAGtccttttctttgttaaatgATAACacatttttacctccgccaactttgttggaggaggttatgttttctcctccatttgtttgtttgtctcttccCAATGTAATGCAAAAATTAGTGAAGgaattttgattatttttttttttagaagaagaagcctttattcgtcacatgcacactcaagcacagtgagattcatcctctgcatttaacccatctgaagcagtgaacacacgcgcacacacccagagcagtgggcagccacactacagcgcccggggaacagtcaggggtcaggtaccttgctcaagggcacttcagcccaaggctgccccatgttaacctaactgcatgtctttggactgtgggggaaaccggagcacccggaggaaacccacgcagacacggggagaacatgcaaactccacacagaaaggccccccattggtcactgggctcgaatccggaaccttcttgctgtgaggcaacagtgctaaccactacagcactgtgccgcccaccaaatgtgaaccatgggccaaggaacaattgtttagattttgatgcaaatctgggtatatggcttggcagaggtatccaTTCTACCGAGTGCCTGTCTAGTTT
The Neoarius graeffei isolate fNeoGra1 chromosome 8, fNeoGra1.pri, whole genome shotgun sequence genome window above contains:
- the rom1b gene encoding rod outer segment membrane protein 1b; this translates as MALLKIKFPFQKRVRLAQGLWLLSWVAMVSGATAFAMGVFLKTELFRRAEVMHNNDIHIVPNLLMVVGLTSVGINICAGKVCQDSLDASRFPRWKNILTSFFCISVFFSSLLLVAMILSYVLQPSLEESLKVGLKNGIRFYKDTDTPGRCFQKETIDRLQIEFQCCGNTNYRDWFEVQWVNNRYLDFTSKEVKDRVKSNVDGRYLMDGVPFSCCNPASPRPCIQYHLLDNTAHYNYEYQSEELNLYNRGCRQALVNYYMGLMNTIGPGVLAVFLIQITVLIGLRYLQTSMEAVEGQENVNIETEGYILEKSVKETAKELKEKVMKLFQQAQVEAAAPAAEPEAAEKTDTASS